From the Rhodoferax mekongensis genome, one window contains:
- a CDS encoding adenosylcobinamide-GDP ribazoletransferase: MRGFIRHYLLALQFFSRVPVTGRLAEWVGFSPAMLRASAAHFPGVGWLVGAAVALLTSGLLALLPSNPFAPLVAAALGTALSVVMTGAFHEDGLADVADGLGGSLNRDRALEIMKDSRVGAFGAIAVMLALLCKVALLALLGSMGAAVMVGAVFAGHVVSRTWPLLTIRLLPHVGDAAQSKSKPLANQIAYSALLAAALWCFGALALMGCAPIAIKTVALPVAASAWWSALAGGMAAAALAWLWMLRWFAQRLQGFTGDCLGATQQVGEIAFYLGMACALGAAV, translated from the coding sequence ATGCGAGGATTCATTCGCCACTATCTGCTGGCCCTGCAGTTCTTCAGCCGCGTGCCGGTGACCGGCCGGCTGGCGGAGTGGGTAGGCTTCAGTCCGGCCATGCTCAGGGCCAGTGCGGCGCATTTCCCCGGCGTGGGTTGGTTGGTGGGAGCCGCGGTGGCGTTACTCACCTCGGGTTTGCTGGCGCTTTTGCCGTCCAACCCTTTCGCGCCCTTGGTGGCTGCCGCCTTGGGGACTGCGCTCAGTGTGGTGATGACCGGTGCCTTCCATGAGGATGGGCTGGCGGATGTGGCTGATGGTCTGGGTGGCAGCCTGAACCGCGACCGGGCGCTGGAGATCATGAAGGACTCGCGTGTGGGGGCTTTCGGTGCGATTGCCGTGATGCTCGCCCTCTTGTGCAAAGTGGCGTTGCTGGCGCTTTTGGGATCCATGGGCGCAGCTGTCATGGTGGGTGCAGTGTTTGCGGGGCATGTGGTCTCGCGCACGTGGCCGCTTTTGACCATACGCCTGCTGCCGCATGTGGGCGATGCGGCGCAGTCCAAGTCCAAGCCCCTGGCGAACCAGATTGCTTATTCAGCCTTGCTGGCGGCGGCTCTGTGGTGTTTTGGGGCGCTGGCGCTCATGGGCTGTGCGCCGATAGCTATAAAAACAGTAGCGCTTCCGGTTGCCGCAAGTGCCTGGTGGTCGGCCCTTGCCGGTGGCATGGCGGCCGCAGCGCTCGCGTGGCTGTGGATGCTTCGCTGGTTTGCGCAGCGCCTGCAAGGCTTCACGGGTGACTGTCTGGGTGCGACGCAGCAGGTAGGTGAAATTGCCTTCTACTTGGGCATGGCCTGTGCGCTTGGGGCCGCTGTATGA
- a CDS encoding substrate-binding domain-containing protein: protein MKFQRQLTALALAMAAGSSFAQLTVGVSFDAYQEERWKTDEAAIKAELAKSGAKYIMSDAGSSTEKQLTDIDSLIAKGAKVLIILARDKDAILPAVNKAAQLKIPVIAYDRLFEAPGTTYITFDNKEVGRMTARAILAVKPKGNYAIIKGDPGDNNANFLREGQGEVLEAAIKSGDVKIVGEEFTAGWNPQNAQKNMEQILTKNGNKVDAVVAQNDGMAGGVVAALTAKGLQGIPVSGQDGDHAALNRVALGTQTVSVWKNSADLGTAAAKAAVELGSGKPVTGAADWAGGPKKVTLKSIFLKPIPVTQANLDVVLKAGYIKKDVLCKGVDVSKVAACK, encoded by the coding sequence ATGAAATTTCAACGTCAATTGACCGCTTTGGCACTGGCCATGGCTGCCGGTTCCTCTTTTGCTCAGCTGACTGTCGGCGTGAGCTTTGACGCCTACCAGGAAGAGCGCTGGAAGACTGACGAAGCAGCCATCAAGGCCGAGTTGGCCAAGAGCGGCGCCAAGTACATCATGTCGGACGCTGGTTCTTCTACCGAAAAGCAATTGACTGACATCGACAGCTTGATCGCCAAGGGCGCCAAGGTCCTGATCATTCTGGCCCGCGACAAGGACGCCATCCTGCCTGCCGTGAACAAGGCTGCCCAGCTGAAGATCCCAGTGATCGCTTACGACCGTTTGTTCGAAGCTCCCGGCACCACTTACATCACTTTCGACAACAAGGAAGTGGGCCGCATGACTGCACGTGCGATTCTGGCGGTCAAGCCCAAGGGCAACTACGCCATCATCAAGGGTGACCCAGGCGACAACAACGCCAACTTCCTGCGTGAAGGCCAAGGCGAAGTTCTGGAAGCCGCAATCAAGAGCGGTGACGTGAAGATCGTTGGTGAAGAGTTCACCGCCGGTTGGAACCCCCAGAACGCCCAGAAGAACATGGAACAGATCCTGACCAAGAACGGCAACAAGGTTGACGCCGTTGTGGCTCAGAACGACGGTATGGCCGGTGGCGTAGTGGCTGCTTTGACAGCCAAAGGCTTGCAAGGCATCCCCGTGTCCGGCCAGGACGGCGACCACGCTGCTCTGAACCGCGTGGCTCTGGGTACCCAGACTGTGTCCGTGTGGAAGAACTCTGCTGACCTCGGTACCGCTGCTGCCAAGGCTGCTGTGGAACTGGGTTCCGGCAAGCCTGTGACTGGCGCGGCTGACTGGGCCGGTGGTCCCAAGAAGGTGACCCTGAAGTCCATCTTCCTGAAGCCTATCCCTGTGACCCAAGCCAACCTGGATGTGGTCTTGAAGGCTGGCTACATCAAGAAAGACGTTCTGTGCAAGGGCGTGGACGTGTCCAAAGTGGCTGCTTGCAAGTAA
- a CDS encoding histidine phosphatase family protein: MTLWLVRHAKVLAEPGVCYGALELESDPAATRAAAAALAGELPLGIPLRCSPRQRCRALAVALRSVRADLPVEVVDPRLAEMDFGVWEGQPWSAIGKEVLDAWTADFWGHRFGGQQSVAEFMAQVSGAWQEHHQRQEDAVWITHAGVIRGCELLSRGLGGALQSHEWTGTEVPTGAWLRL, from the coding sequence ATGACGCTGTGGTTGGTGCGGCATGCCAAGGTTCTGGCCGAGCCCGGTGTGTGCTACGGCGCGCTGGAGCTGGAGAGCGATCCTGCGGCCACACGGGCAGCAGCCGCGGCACTGGCCGGTGAGTTGCCGCTGGGCATCCCCTTGCGATGCTCACCCCGACAACGTTGCCGTGCGTTGGCCGTGGCGCTGCGCAGCGTGCGGGCCGACTTGCCCGTGGAGGTCGTGGATCCGCGGTTGGCAGAGATGGACTTCGGTGTGTGGGAAGGGCAGCCTTGGAGTGCCATCGGCAAAGAGGTGCTAGATGCCTGGACGGCGGACTTCTGGGGTCACCGGTTCGGCGGACAGCAGAGTGTGGCCGAGTTCATGGCCCAGGTTTCCGGGGCCTGGCAAGAGCACCATCAGCGGCAGGAGGATGCGGTGTGGATCACCCACGCCGGGGTCATCCGGGGCTGTGAGCTCTTGAGTCGGGGTTTGGGGGGGGCGCTCCAGTCGCACGAGTGGACCGGGACAGAGGTGCCCACTGGAGCGTGGTTGCGTTTGTAA
- a CDS encoding ROK family protein, translating to MKTTGDLQLLRRINRSVLLRLIRSQPGLSRARLATLSGLTKSTVSGLVRELLDEHWLTEPITPVAGQGMGRPSTPLEIDANKRVLVGIEIAVDCVRIVSVSLTGEVLSHHEAVLDDPRPSSACALATRLLSALTRELDVNHWLLTGVGVCLPGAIDEAGGIVRLAPNLGWRNVPFLEMLAQEFGRLGIPATQIHLQNDGDTAALGEYEFGGGGNEDPLIFLNCDVGVGAGVVLNDRLFTGARGTAGEIGHTVLQVNGPLCSCGRRGCAEAFVGARALQEHTSLDHAAQYLGMMLQNVDAMFNPRVIVIGGRSTFEHPGLVDAARQTQCSYAQSAGMQAPEVRPARYGLHAAAVGAAALVLHEFLRPLLKDANQVAG from the coding sequence ATGAAAACGACGGGTGATTTGCAGTTGCTCAGGCGGATCAATCGCAGTGTTTTGCTGCGACTGATCCGCAGCCAGCCCGGCCTTTCAAGGGCCCGTTTGGCCACTCTGAGCGGTTTGACCAAATCCACCGTCAGTGGGCTGGTGCGTGAATTGCTGGACGAACACTGGCTCACAGAGCCCATAACACCTGTGGCGGGGCAGGGTATGGGCAGGCCATCCACTCCGCTGGAGATAGACGCCAACAAGCGCGTGCTGGTGGGTATTGAGATAGCGGTGGATTGCGTCCGTATTGTCTCTGTCTCATTGACAGGGGAGGTGCTCAGCCACCACGAGGCGGTGCTGGATGACCCGAGGCCAAGCAGTGCTTGCGCATTGGCAACCCGGCTTCTGAGCGCCCTGACGCGTGAGCTGGATGTGAACCATTGGTTGCTGACGGGTGTAGGCGTGTGTTTGCCTGGCGCCATTGACGAGGCAGGCGGCATAGTCCGCTTGGCACCGAATCTTGGTTGGCGAAATGTCCCCTTTCTGGAGATGCTTGCGCAAGAGTTTGGCAGGCTGGGTATACCGGCTACCCAAATCCATTTGCAGAATGACGGAGATACCGCTGCCCTCGGCGAATACGAATTCGGTGGCGGTGGTAATGAAGATCCGCTGATTTTTTTGAACTGCGATGTGGGCGTGGGAGCCGGGGTTGTACTGAACGACCGGCTTTTTACCGGAGCACGGGGTACGGCCGGTGAAATCGGGCACACCGTTTTGCAGGTCAACGGACCGCTTTGCTCATGCGGGCGTCGGGGATGCGCAGAGGCTTTTGTGGGCGCGCGGGCTCTCCAGGAGCACACAAGCCTGGACCATGCAGCGCAGTACCTGGGAATGATGCTGCAAAACGTGGATGCCATGTTCAATCCACGGGTCATCGTGATCGGAGGGCGCTCCACCTTCGAGCATCCGGGGCTTGTGGATGCTGCGCGCCAAACGCAATGTTCTTACGCCCAATCAGCAGGTATGCAAGCTCCGGAGGTGAGGCCCGCACGTTATGGCTTGCATGCTGCTGCAGTGGGTGCTGCGGCCTTGGTTTTGCATGAGTTTTTGCGCCCCCTTTTGAAGGATGCCAACCAGGTGGCTGGATAG
- a CDS encoding cobyric acid synthase produces MTAKCIMVLGTTSGAGKSWVTTALCRYYARQGLKVVPFKAQNMSNNARVVSSASGQGEIGSAQYFQALAARTVPEVRMNPLLLKPERDTHSQVVLMGQVSPELSALPWRGRSLKVWPQIAAALDELRAENDVVVIEGAGSPAEINLKSSDVVNMRVAKHADAACLLVSDIDKGGAFAHLYGTWALLPEDERRLIKGFVLNKFRGDATLLSPAPERLQELTGVPTVAVLPLWWQHGLPEEDGVFDDRSVARGSVDLTVAVIAYPRMSNLDEFQPLKNIPGLKLQWVRSPSELSGLKPSDWIILPGSKHTSGDLAWLRAQGMDAAVAQHAERGGAVLGVCGGLQMLGEALIDPHGIDGNAPGLGLLPLVTVFAEDKTVRHTSTRFLASLQAHAEGGTAGGLMLPNAQKSASGHAPSGAGVGGSDVGTASPWAALAGVPVAGYEIHHGQTAQHAAMAAAGHVAQAVLPDDLGWCNAAGNVMGVYLHGMLEDAAVLQALFGERLQGEVPTLDKVFDGLADYIGQHFAPGVLDGLLRR; encoded by the coding sequence ATGACCGCCAAATGCATCATGGTGCTGGGCACCACCAGCGGCGCAGGCAAGAGCTGGGTAACCACGGCCCTGTGTCGCTACTACGCCCGGCAAGGTCTCAAAGTCGTGCCCTTCAAGGCCCAGAACATGAGCAACAACGCGCGGGTCGTGTCATCGGCCAGCGGGCAGGGCGAGATTGGCAGCGCGCAGTACTTTCAGGCGCTGGCCGCCCGCACCGTGCCGGAAGTGCGCATGAACCCCTTGCTCTTGAAGCCCGAGCGCGACACGCACAGCCAGGTGGTGCTCATGGGCCAAGTCAGCCCCGAGTTGAGCGCTTTGCCCTGGCGGGGCCGTAGCCTCAAGGTGTGGCCGCAGATTGCCGCCGCCCTGGACGAACTGCGCGCGGAAAACGACGTGGTGGTGATTGAGGGCGCCGGTTCGCCTGCCGAGATCAACCTCAAAAGCAGCGATGTGGTGAACATGCGCGTGGCCAAACATGCGGATGCGGCGTGTTTGCTGGTAAGCGATATCGACAAGGGCGGCGCGTTTGCCCATTTGTATGGCACCTGGGCCTTGCTGCCGGAGGACGAGCGGCGGTTGATCAAAGGCTTTGTGCTCAACAAGTTCCGGGGCGATGCCACATTGTTGTCGCCCGCGCCCGAGCGGCTGCAGGAACTGACCGGCGTGCCCACGGTGGCAGTGTTGCCCCTGTGGTGGCAGCACGGCTTGCCCGAGGAAGATGGTGTGTTTGACGACCGCAGTGTGGCGCGCGGCTCTGTTGACCTGACTGTGGCGGTGATTGCCTACCCGCGCATGAGCAATCTGGACGAGTTCCAGCCGCTCAAGAACATTCCCGGGCTTAAGCTGCAGTGGGTGCGCAGCCCTTCTGAACTGTCAGGACTCAAGCCATCGGACTGGATCATCTTGCCGGGCTCCAAGCACACCAGTGGCGACTTGGCATGGTTGCGCGCGCAGGGCATGGATGCGGCGGTGGCGCAGCATGCGGAGCGGGGTGGGGCGGTGCTGGGGGTGTGCGGGGGCTTGCAGATGTTGGGCGAGGCCTTGATTGATCCGCATGGCATTGATGGCAATGCGCCGGGCTTGGGGCTGTTGCCGCTGGTGACGGTGTTTGCGGAGGACAAGACGGTTCGGCACACCTCGACGCGGTTTTTGGCTTCTTTGCAGGCGCACGCCGAAGGGGGCACGGCCGGGGGCCTCATGCTGCCAAACGCGCAGAAATCGGCCTCTGGCCATGCCCCCTCCGGCGCGGGTGTGGGCGGCAGCGATGTTGGGACAGCCTCTCCTTGGGCTGCGTTGGCTGGCGTGCCTGTCGCCGGCTATGAGATTCACCACGGGCAAACGGCGCAGCATGCGGCCATGGCGGCGGCGGGACATGTGGCGCAGGCGGTGTTGCCCGACGATCTGGGCTGGTGCAATGCGGCGGGCAATGTCATGGGCGTGTACTTGCACGGCATGCTGGAAGACGCTGCGGTGCTGCAAGCTTTGTTTGGTGAGCGCCTTCAGGGTGAAGTGCCCACCTTGGATAAAGTGTTTGACGGGCTGGCCGATTACATCGGCCAGCATTTCGCACCGGGCGTGCTGGATGGCTTGTTGAGGCGCTGA
- the cbiB gene encoding adenosylcobinamide-phosphate synthase CbiB, protein MTTDFTPQHWAGAVGVAVLVALWVDRVWGEPPARLHPVVWMGHFLGKAGNRVQRHAAQDPKVPDFKAFGLAALMWCAGAALFLIAALLLQGAALELPWWAAGVAMGLLLKPLLALAMLQSEVRAVEAALGQSLETGRERLRWLVSRDVTQLTEVQVRESAIETLAENLNDSLVAPAFWFLLLGLPGAVLYRFANTADAMWGYPGIYKDRNWAWAGKWAARADDVLSWVPARITAVLLLLAAGRRGWALRSQLRAEARKTPSPNSGWPMAAMALVLGVGLRKPGAYVLNPGGREALAADTEAAQVYASKAVLALVGCALAALVLIAIGV, encoded by the coding sequence ATGACCACCGATTTCACCCCCCAGCATTGGGCCGGCGCCGTGGGCGTGGCTGTGCTTGTTGCCCTGTGGGTAGACCGCGTGTGGGGCGAGCCGCCTGCCCGCCTGCACCCGGTGGTGTGGATGGGCCACTTTTTGGGCAAGGCCGGCAACCGGGTGCAGCGGCATGCCGCGCAGGACCCCAAGGTGCCGGACTTCAAGGCTTTTGGGCTTGCAGCGCTCATGTGGTGTGCGGGAGCAGCTCTGTTTTTGATAGCGGCTTTGCTGCTGCAAGGCGCGGCGCTGGAGCTGCCCTGGTGGGCGGCAGGTGTGGCCATGGGGCTGTTGCTCAAGCCCTTGCTGGCCTTGGCCATGCTGCAAAGCGAGGTGCGCGCGGTGGAGGCCGCGCTGGGCCAGTCACTGGAGACCGGGCGGGAGCGCTTGCGCTGGTTGGTCAGCCGGGACGTGACGCAGCTGACCGAGGTGCAGGTGCGCGAAAGCGCTATTGAGACGCTGGCTGAAAATCTGAACGACTCCCTGGTGGCCCCTGCTTTCTGGTTTTTGCTGCTGGGTTTGCCCGGTGCGGTGCTCTACCGCTTTGCCAATACGGCGGATGCCATGTGGGGCTACCCCGGCATCTACAAGGACCGCAACTGGGCCTGGGCCGGCAAGTGGGCCGCGCGTGCCGACGATGTGCTGAGCTGGGTGCCAGCCCGCATCACGGCGGTGCTGCTCTTGTTGGCGGCAGGTCGGCGTGGCTGGGCGCTGCGCAGCCAGCTGCGCGCTGAAGCCCGCAAGACTCCATCACCCAATAGCGGCTGGCCCATGGCGGCCATGGCTTTGGTGCTGGGCGTAGGCTTGCGCAAACCGGGCGCGTATGTGCTCAACCCTGGTGGGCGTGAAGCCCTGGCGGCTGACACCGAAGCTGCTCAGGTTTATGCATCCAAGGCAGTGCTAGCGCTCGTGGGATGTGCGCTGGCAGCTCTTGTTTTGATAGCAATAGGCGTCTGA
- the cobT gene encoding nicotinate-nucleotide--dimethylbenzimidazole phosphoribosyltransferase translates to MNTSPAHAASGSHAQTTDTAAAWDLVVGRTALADIADPALTQALQDTLNNKTKPLGSLGRLEDAALKIGQVLGSTAPVLEQPQMVVFAGDHGLTARGISAFPSDVTWQMVENFLAGGAAVSVLSRQNGIALTVVDCGVKRDFLAGLPAGSTRPGLQVRKAAGAELGTADSSVQPAMTTAQRDEALQHGMALVRDLPGNALLLGEMGIGNTSAASLLLARLAGLDIAVCTGAGTGLDAPAVQRKTEVLREVLALHAESRAPLDALAAFGGFEIATMVGVVLQAAHERRVIVVDGFIATSAVLVAHALQPLVLQRCLFAHRSGERGHEFMLQHLGVQALLDLGLRLGEGSGAALAWPLLQSACTILRDMASFASAGVSEKSDASVALG, encoded by the coding sequence ATGAATACATCGCCGGCGCACGCCGCATCGGGCTCGCACGCCCAAACCACAGATACCGCAGCCGCTTGGGACCTCGTTGTCGGGCGGACGGCCTTGGCCGACATTGCCGATCCGGCATTGACGCAAGCACTGCAAGACACCCTCAACAACAAGACCAAACCGCTGGGCTCGCTCGGGCGTCTGGAAGATGCGGCCCTCAAGATCGGCCAGGTCTTGGGCAGCACCGCGCCCGTGCTGGAGCAGCCGCAGATGGTGGTGTTTGCGGGGGACCACGGGCTGACCGCACGGGGCATCTCGGCCTTCCCCAGCGATGTGACCTGGCAGATGGTGGAAAACTTTCTGGCGGGTGGTGCTGCCGTGAGTGTGCTTTCCAGGCAAAACGGTATCGCTCTGACGGTGGTGGACTGCGGCGTGAAGCGCGACTTTCTGGCGGGCTTGCCTGCAGGCAGCACACGGCCGGGGTTGCAAGTGCGCAAAGCGGCAGGTGCGGAGCTGGGTACGGCGGATTCGTCGGTGCAGCCCGCCATGACCACTGCGCAGCGCGACGAGGCGCTGCAGCACGGCATGGCACTGGTGCGTGACTTGCCCGGCAATGCACTCTTGCTGGGCGAGATGGGCATTGGCAATACCTCGGCCGCGTCCTTGTTGCTGGCGCGCTTGGCGGGGCTGGACATTGCCGTGTGTACCGGTGCAGGCACCGGCCTGGATGCACCTGCGGTTCAGCGCAAAACCGAGGTGCTGCGCGAGGTGCTGGCATTGCATGCCGAGTCCCGTGCGCCGCTGGATGCCTTGGCCGCCTTCGGTGGCTTTGAGATTGCGACCATGGTGGGCGTGGTCTTGCAGGCGGCGCATGAGCGGCGTGTGATTGTGGTGGATGGCTTTATCGCCACCAGCGCCGTGCTGGTGGCGCATGCCCTGCAGCCCCTGGTGTTGCAGCGCTGCCTGTTCGCGCATCGCTCAGGTGAGCGGGGCCATGAGTTCATGTTGCAGCACCTGGGTGTGCAGGCACTGTTGGATTTGGGCCTGCGCCTGGGCGAGGGCTCGGGGGCCGCACTGGCTTGGCCGCTGTTGCAGTCGGCCTGCACCATCCTGCGCGACATGGCCAGTTTTGCTTCGGCGGGCGTGTCTGAAAAGTCAGACGCATCGGTGGCGTTGGGCTGA
- a CDS encoding sugar ABC transporter permease, whose amino-acid sequence MNQALKNLKHSAIDWRMVLMTAVLVVTTVIFNVLSGGIFFSAENLYNIAQQTAVVGILATVMVLIIVARHIDLSVGSVMGFVGVLIAFLMYTLEWSWPTACLAGLAAGIVVAVYQGLLTAYVGVPSFVVTLGGLMSFRGAAYLVADGKTQPLSDPFFLKLGGGFNGGIGTTASWILGGVISVCIVLSMLAKRRSKQRYDVPTNSLGMDIALSLIPIVLVLGFVAVMNAYQIPGKDDAQGVPIPVLIWGAVAVVMAFIVHRTRFGRYVFAMGGNPDAAALVGIPVKRVTMMLFLLLAVLTTIAAIVAISRLNAGTNSLGNNLELLVIAATVIGGTALAGGSGTILGSVLGALIMQCIDSGMLLLDVSIGTRYVIIGQVLIAAVVFDVAYRKWTGDVL is encoded by the coding sequence ATGAATCAAGCTCTAAAAAACTTGAAGCATTCGGCCATCGATTGGCGCATGGTGCTGATGACCGCAGTGTTGGTGGTCACCACCGTTATCTTTAATGTTCTGTCTGGCGGTATCTTTTTCTCTGCCGAAAACTTGTACAACATCGCGCAGCAGACTGCGGTGGTCGGCATTTTGGCAACCGTCATGGTGCTCATTATTGTGGCTCGCCACATCGACCTCTCCGTCGGTTCGGTGATGGGTTTTGTGGGTGTGCTCATTGCATTCTTGATGTACACCCTGGAGTGGTCTTGGCCGACTGCTTGTTTGGCAGGGCTTGCGGCAGGGATCGTGGTGGCTGTTTACCAGGGCTTGTTGACGGCCTACGTGGGTGTGCCTTCTTTTGTGGTCACTTTGGGGGGGTTGATGTCCTTCCGTGGTGCGGCTTATCTGGTGGCTGACGGCAAGACGCAGCCTTTGTCAGATCCTTTCTTTTTGAAGCTGGGTGGTGGCTTTAACGGTGGCATTGGCACCACTGCCAGCTGGATTCTGGGTGGCGTGATTTCTGTGTGCATTGTCTTGTCCATGCTGGCCAAGCGCCGCTCCAAGCAACGCTATGACGTGCCGACCAACTCCTTGGGGATGGACATTGCACTGTCTCTCATTCCTATCGTTCTGGTGCTGGGCTTTGTCGCAGTGATGAACGCCTACCAGATCCCCGGCAAGGATGACGCTCAGGGCGTTCCCATCCCCGTGTTGATCTGGGGTGCGGTGGCGGTGGTGATGGCCTTCATCGTGCACCGTACGCGCTTCGGCCGTTACGTGTTTGCCATGGGCGGCAATCCGGATGCGGCAGCCTTGGTGGGTATTCCCGTCAAGCGCGTGACCATGATGCTGTTTCTGCTGTTGGCGGTACTCACCACCATCGCAGCGATTGTCGCAATTTCCCGTCTGAATGCCGGTACCAACTCTTTGGGCAACAACCTGGAGTTGCTGGTGATTGCCGCGACGGTGATCGGTGGCACAGCGCTGGCGGGCGGTAGCGGGACGATTCTGGGCTCCGTGTTGGGTGCCCTGATCATGCAATGCATTGACAGCGGCATGCTGCTGCTGGATGTCTCCATCGGTACCCGCTACGTGATCATCGGACAGGTGCTTATTGCAGCCGTGGTCTTTGATGTGGCTTATCGCAAATGGACGGGAGATGTGCTGTGA
- a CDS encoding ATP-binding cassette domain-containing protein translates to METTKTKAAVDTSKCLVEMRNINKAFGGVHAVENVSINLYPGEVVAVLGHNGAGKSTLMKMLAGAYPIDSGDVIINGTKAHIRTPADAQAAGIESIYQTLALADNLDSVANLFLGRELLTPWRTLDDHRMDADARKVFQRLNKNFKNYHTPVRRLSGGQRQVVAISRAIYFNAQILIMDEPTAALGPEETAMVAKLIEQLKAEGVGIFLISHDMHDVFALSDRLAVMKNGKMVGTYRTQDVTEDEVLGMIILGKKPEGKPECERNPQ, encoded by the coding sequence ATGGAAACGACTAAAACCAAAGCTGCCGTGGACACCAGCAAATGCCTGGTGGAAATGCGCAACATCAATAAGGCCTTCGGCGGTGTGCATGCGGTGGAAAACGTCAGCATCAACCTGTACCCCGGTGAAGTTGTGGCCGTGCTGGGTCACAACGGTGCGGGTAAATCGACGTTGATGAAGATGCTGGCTGGTGCCTACCCGATTGACAGTGGCGACGTGATCATCAATGGCACCAAGGCGCACATCCGCACCCCTGCGGATGCGCAAGCAGCAGGGATTGAATCCATCTACCAGACACTGGCCTTGGCAGACAACCTGGATTCGGTGGCCAACCTTTTTCTTGGACGTGAGCTACTCACTCCGTGGCGGACATTGGACGACCACCGCATGGATGCGGATGCCCGCAAGGTGTTTCAACGTCTGAACAAAAACTTCAAGAACTACCACACGCCTGTGCGCCGGCTGTCTGGTGGTCAGCGTCAGGTGGTGGCGATCTCACGGGCGATTTACTTCAACGCCCAGATCCTCATCATGGACGAACCCACAGCGGCTTTGGGCCCTGAGGAAACGGCAATGGTGGCCAAGCTCATTGAGCAGCTCAAAGCGGAAGGCGTGGGCATTTTCCTGATCAGTCACGACATGCACGACGTGTTTGCCTTGAGCGATCGTCTGGCCGTCATGAAGAACGGCAAGATGGTGGGAACCTACCGCACCCAGGACGTGACCGAGGACGAAGTGTTGGGCATGATCATTCTGGGGAAAAAGCCGGAAGGCAAACCCGAGTGTGAGCGCAATCCCCAGTAA
- a CDS encoding aminotransferase class I/II-fold pyridoxal phosphate-dependent enzyme has protein sequence MHLPQHAYGDYAHAAQAWGLTGVDAPDAADLVWACDPASPTGQNHTGWPGVLDRRTLVLDGAYAPLRLSGAPALTAQQRDTVWQLFSPNKALGLTGVRAAYAIAPVHAQPAAAALDVMAPSWVLGAHGVAMLHNWAQPEAQAWVAQSLDVLRAWKRQQISTLENAGWTVMPSDANFFCARPPEGCDFSALLTTLRGHGIKLRDTTSFGLPGWARLGVLAPEAVDALCGALQA, from the coding sequence GTGCACCTGCCGCAGCATGCGTACGGCGACTACGCCCATGCGGCGCAGGCTTGGGGGCTGACGGGCGTGGATGCGCCGGACGCTGCCGACTTGGTCTGGGCCTGCGACCCCGCCAGCCCCACCGGCCAGAACCACACCGGTTGGCCCGGAGTGCTGGATCGCCGAACGTTGGTGCTGGATGGGGCTTATGCCCCTCTGCGCCTGAGCGGCGCGCCGGCCTTGACCGCGCAGCAGCGGGATACCGTGTGGCAATTGTTTTCGCCCAACAAGGCGCTGGGCCTGACCGGCGTGCGGGCGGCATACGCGATTGCACCCGTTCATGCGCAGCCCGCCGCTGCCGCGCTGGATGTGATGGCGCCCTCGTGGGTGCTGGGTGCGCATGGCGTGGCGATGCTGCACAACTGGGCGCAGCCGGAAGCGCAGGCATGGGTGGCGCAGAGTTTGGATGTTTTGCGTGCGTGGAAGCGCCAGCAAATCAGCACCCTTGAAAACGCGGGTTGGACGGTGATGCCCAGCGACGCGAACTTTTTCTGTGCCCGACCGCCCGAGGGGTGTGACTTTTCAGCCCTGCTGACCACATTGCGCGGCCACGGCATCAAGCTCCGTGACACCACATCCTTCGGTCTGCCCGGTTGGGCTCGGCTGGGCGTGTTGGCCCCGGAGGCGGTGGATGCGTTGTGCGGGGCACTCCAGGCATGA